A segment of the Candidatus Krumholzibacteriia bacterium genome:
GAGAATCGACACGGCGCGCCTCACGGTGCGCCTCGCCAAGGCGGACCGCAGGCTGTCGGCCGCTGCACTACGGCACGAAATCACCGAGACCGTGGCTGCGGTCGAAGACGCGTACTGGAGGCTCGCCGCCGCGCGGCGGGCAGTCGAGGTACGCGCCGAGTCCGTGCACCTCGCCGAGGAACAGCTCTCCGAGACCCAGATCCGCATCAGTCAGGGAGCGAGCCCGGACGACGAGATCTCCCAGCCGCGGGCCGAGGTGGAACGGCGGCGGGGAGAGCTCTTCGATGCGCAGGAAGCGGCGTCGCGGGCGGAGAACGCGCTCAAGCTCCTCATCCTCGCCGACTCCGACACGGACTTCTGGGCCGAGCCTTTCGACCCGGCGGAGGAGGCGCAGATGGAGATCCTTCCCGTCGACGTCGCGGCGTCGATCGCGCGCGCCCTGGCCTCGCGCCCGGAGATCGAGGCCGCGAACGCCACCATCGAGCGCCGGCGCGCCGAGACCGCCTTTGCCCGCAACGCGGTCTGGCCGAGCCTCGACGTGGTCGCGTCGTACGACCGCTTCGGTCTGGCGGGCACCACGAACCCGGCCGCCGTGACCCCACCTGGAGTCCCCGTGGTGATCGCGGGTGGCAGAGAAGGCACCTGGGGCCGAGCCTTCTCGATGCTCGGCGAAGGGCACTTCGACGACGCGCGGGTGGGCCTCGAGTTCGAGATCCCCCTTCCCAATCGGACGGCGCGTGCCGCCGCGACGACAGCACGCAACGTCGAGCAGCAGGCGGACGCCGAGCTCGCCCGCGCTCGCAAACGGGTCCGCTCCGAGGTCCTCGATGCTGCCGCTGCCCTGCAGTCGGCGGGCCAGAGGATCGAGGCGGCGCGCGCCGGCCGGGAGGCGGCAGAGGTCCAGCTCTCTTCCGAGCGCGATCGCTACGGCGTGGGTCTTTCCATCAATTTCCTGGTGCTCACGCGCCAGAACGATCTCTCGCAGGCCCAACTCGCCGAGATCACTGCACAGACCGATTACCGCACGGCGCACACCGAGATGGCGCGCGCGACCGGCTCGCTGCTCGAACAGCGCGGCATCGAAGTGGACACAACGCCCTAAGGAGGCCCGGTTCTCATGGCGAAGCGAATGATCCTCATGCTGGCGACGATTGCCGTCTTTCTCGGCGTGATCGGCTTGGTGAAATTCCGTCAGATCCAAACGGCCATCGCCCAGGCGTCGGCGTTCCAACCGCCCCCCGAGGCGGTGACGACGATCGTCGCCGAGCAGGAGCAATGGCCATCGACTCTCCACGCCATCGGGACGATGGTCGCTGTGCACGGGGTGACGGTGAGCGCCGATCTGCCGGGAATCGTGGAGAAGATCAGCTTCGACTCCGGGCGCACGGTGGGTGCCGGCGACGTGCTCGTGCAGCTCGATACGAGCCAGGAGCGCGCCCAGCTGGCGGCGGCGGAGGCTCAACGCGACCTTGCCAACATCAACCTGGAGCGCTTCCGGGGCTTACGGGAGAAGGGAGTCACCTCGCAGGCGGAGTACGACCGGGCCAGCGCCGAAGCCAAGGAGGCGGAGGCGCGGGTCGGCGAGATCGGCGCCACCATCGAGCGCAAGACGATCCGCGCGCCGTTCGCGGGCATCCTCGGCATCCGCCAGGTCAATCTCGGCCAGTACCTGTCGGGGGGCGATCCTGTCGTGCCGCTACAGACGCTGCATCCCATCTACGTGAACTTCGCAGTGCCGCAACAGGAAGTGGCCGCGCTCGTCGTCGGCGCCGAGGTGCGGCTGACGCTCGAAGGCAAGCTGGGCGTGGAGTTCCCCGGCAAGATCACGGCCATCAATTCCATCGTCGACGAGGCGACCCGCAACGTAGAGGTGCAGGCGACCTTCGCGAACGCCGACGGCACGCTGCGCCCTGGGATGTTCGTCGAAACCCAGGTCGTCGTGGGAGCCGGCACACCGATGATCGCCTTGCCGGCGTCCTCGGTGCAGTACGCGCCCTACGGCAACACGGTCTTCCTCGTCGAAGAGATCAAGGGTAAAGATGGGAAGAGCTATCTCGGCGTCCGCCAGCAGTTCGTGAAGCTCGGGAGCGCGCGGGGGGATCAGGTGGCTGTCCTCTCCGGGGTCGAGCCCGGCGCCCAAGTGGTGACCTCGGGGGTCTTCAAGCTGCGCAATGGCGCCGCAGTGCAGGTCAACAATGAGGTCCAACCCGGCAACAATCCTTCACCTCAGCCGGAGGACAGCTGATGAAGTTCACCGATCTCTTCATCCGCCGGCCGGTGCTGGCGGCGGTGGTGAACCTGGTCATCCTGATCGCCGGGTTGCAGTCCATCCGTTCGCTCAGCGTCCGGCAGTACCCGCGTAGCGACATCGCCATCGTCCGGGTGACCACCGCTTACGTCGGCGCCAACGCCGACCTCGTGCGCGGCTTCATCACCACCCCCCTCGAGCGCGTGATCGCCAGCGCCGACGGCATCGACTACATCGAGTCCTCCAGCGCCCAGGGCTTGAGCACGATCACCATTCACCTGAAGCTCAACTACGACACCAACGCGGCGCTCACCCAGGTGCAGGCGAAGGTCGCTCAGGTCCGCAACGACCTGCCGCCCGAGGCCGAGGCGCCCGTCATCGAGCTGGAAACCGCGGACAATCAATTCGCCGCCATGTATCTGGGTTTCTCGTCCAAGGACCTCGATCAGAACCAGATCACCGACTACCTCACCCGCGTCGTGCAGCCGAAGCTGAGCTCCATCAGCGGCGTGCAGCGTGCCGACATCCTGGGCGACCGGACTTTCGCGATGCGCATCTGGCTCAAGCCCGAGCGGATGGCGGCGCTCGGCATCTCTCCGTCCATGGTGCGCGAGGCCCTATCGCAGAACAACTACCTCTCCGCTCTGGGGCGAACCAAGGGAACCATGGTGTCCGTCAACCTGGTGGCCAACACCAACCTGGAGACGGCGGAAGAATTCCGGCAGCTCGTGGTCAAGGAAGAGAAGAACACCATCGTGCGGCTGGGAGAGATCGCCGATGTGGTGCTGGGGGCGGAGAATTATGAAGAGGACGTTCGCTTCGACGGTCAGACGGCCACCTTCATGGGCATCTGGGTGCTGCCCACGGCGAACGCCCTCGAGGTGATCGGGAGGGTGCGCGACGCCATGCCCGGTATCCAGGCGCAGCTTCCCGTGGGGATGAAGGCGGGGATTCCCTACGACTCGACCGAATACATCGAGAACGCCATCCACGAGGTCCTCAAGACCTTGAGCGAGACGCTCCTCATCGTCGTCGGCGTCATCTTCCTCTTCCTGGGTTCGGTGCGGTCGGTGCTCATTCCCGTGGTGGCGATCCCGATTTCGCTCATCGGCGCGGTGTTCATGATGCAGCTGGCAGGCTTCACCATCAACCTGCTGACGTTGTTGGCCATCGTGCTCTCCGTCGGCCTCGTCGTCGACGATGCCATCGTGATGGTGGAGAACGTCGAGCGCCACCTGCGCCTCGGCAAACGGCCGGTTCGTGCGGCCTTGCATGCCGCCCGGGAGCTCATCGGACCCATCATCGCCATGACCATCACGCTGGCGGCGGTCTACACGCCGCTCGGAATCCAGGGCGGTCTCACGGGAGCACTGTTCCGCGAGTTCGCCTTCGCCCTCGCCGGTGCAGTCATCGTCTCCGGCATCGTGGCCCTCACCTTGTCGCCCATGATGGGGTCCAAGCTCCTGCGCGCCGGTGGCTCGGAGCGCGGCTTCGCCGGGTGGATCAACCGGCGCTTCGACGGCGTACGCAGTGCCTACACCAGGCTGCTGTCCTCGACGCTGGCGTATCGACCGGTGGTGCTCGTCCTCTGGGCGATCGTGGTGGTGTTGATCGTGCCCTTCTACCTGTTCTCGCAGCGCGAGCTGGCGCCGAACGAGGATCAGGGCGTCGTCTTCGGGATCATCCAGGCCGCCGCCAACTCCACGTTGGACCAGACCAAGCTCTTCGCC
Coding sequences within it:
- a CDS encoding TolC family protein, which gives rise to MRSRRVSPLLAFALLPAFASAGTATSAGARALTLDEAVDLALEKNEGILIERQSLAAADAGVMGAKGAYDPLFVIAGGWRRATEPVNSAFSGAPADALAPTIEVAEARAAFQQLLPTGGRITLRASTSRGTSDGTFDLLSPAYGTQAGVELRQPLLRGLRIDTARLTVRLAKADRRLSAAALRHEITETVAAVEDAYWRLAAARRAVEVRAESVHLAEEQLSETQIRISQGASPDDEISQPRAEVERRRGELFDAQEAASRAENALKLLILADSDTDFWAEPFDPAEEAQMEILPVDVAASIARALASRPEIEAANATIERRRAETAFARNAVWPSLDVVASYDRFGLAGTTNPAAVTPPGVPVVIAGGREGTWGRAFSMLGEGHFDDARVGLEFEIPLPNRTARAAATTARNVEQQADAELARARKRVRSEVLDAAAALQSAGQRIEAARAGREAAEVQLSSERDRYGVGLSINFLVLTRQNDLSQAQLAEITAQTDYRTAHTEMARATGSLLEQRGIEVDTTP
- a CDS encoding efflux RND transporter periplasmic adaptor subunit, coding for MAKRMILMLATIAVFLGVIGLVKFRQIQTAIAQASAFQPPPEAVTTIVAEQEQWPSTLHAIGTMVAVHGVTVSADLPGIVEKISFDSGRTVGAGDVLVQLDTSQERAQLAAAEAQRDLANINLERFRGLREKGVTSQAEYDRASAEAKEAEARVGEIGATIERKTIRAPFAGILGIRQVNLGQYLSGGDPVVPLQTLHPIYVNFAVPQQEVAALVVGAEVRLTLEGKLGVEFPGKITAINSIVDEATRNVEVQATFANADGTLRPGMFVETQVVVGAGTPMIALPASSVQYAPYGNTVFLVEEIKGKDGKSYLGVRQQFVKLGSARGDQVAVLSGVEPGAQVVTSGVFKLRNGAAVQVNNEVQPGNNPSPQPEDS
- a CDS encoding efflux RND transporter permease subunit — its product is MKFTDLFIRRPVLAAVVNLVILIAGLQSIRSLSVRQYPRSDIAIVRVTTAYVGANADLVRGFITTPLERVIASADGIDYIESSSAQGLSTITIHLKLNYDTNAALTQVQAKVAQVRNDLPPEAEAPVIELETADNQFAAMYLGFSSKDLDQNQITDYLTRVVQPKLSSISGVQRADILGDRTFAMRIWLKPERMAALGISPSMVREALSQNNYLSALGRTKGTMVSVNLVANTNLETAEEFRQLVVKEEKNTIVRLGEIADVVLGAENYEEDVRFDGQTATFMGIWVLPTANALEVIGRVRDAMPGIQAQLPVGMKAGIPYDSTEYIENAIHEVLKTLSETLLIVVGVIFLFLGSVRSVLIPVVAIPISLIGAVFMMQLAGFTINLLTLLAIVLSVGLVVDDAIVMVENVERHLRLGKRPVRAALHAARELIGPIIAMTITLAAVYTPLGIQGGLTGALFREFAFALAGAVIVSGIVALTLSPMMGSKLLRAGGSERGFAGWINRRFDGVRSAYTRLLSSTLAYRPVVLVLWAIVVVLIVPFYLFSQRELAPNEDQGVVFGIIQAAANSTLDQTKLFADEVYDVYRSFPETKNTFQITYPNGGFGGMVTTPWKERTKNAEQLQLESSVGLSKIPGVRVIPLIPPALPGGGDFPVDFVIASTAEPEQLYELANQLVMKAFASGLFMFADADLKFDQPQAEVVFNRDKVRSQGVDMSQAGQDLSTLLGGDYVNRFSIQGRSYKVIPQVKRSERLTPEQLGEIYVTGPDHRLVPLSTFATLRTTTEPRELKRFQQLNAVRIQGVIPPPVSLDQALRFLEEEAGKILPQGFTIDYAGESRQLRTEGRKFLGTFLLAAILIYLVLAAQFESFRDPFVILAGSVPLALSGALLFSFLGFTTLNIYSQVGLITLVGLVAKNGILIVEFANHLQEAGTAKLGAVIEAAATRLRPILMTSAATVVGHLPLVFAHGPGAGARNSIGIMLVSGMIIGTFFTLFVVPSIYMLVART